The following DNA comes from Occultella kanbiaonis.
TGGCGGTACAGGCCGATCAGCTGCTTGAAGTGCTCCTTCGGCCAGAAGATGTTGTTCGCGAAGAAGCCGTCGCCGTAGAACGCGGCGAGCTCGGCCACCTGCGGTGAGCGGATCGAGCCGTGCCACACGAACGGGGCGACGCCGTCGAGCGGACGCGGGGTGGACGTGAAGCCCTGCAACGGAGTCCGGAAGCGGCCCTCCCAGTCCACGACCTCCTCATCCCACAGCTGGCGCAGGAGCTGGTAGTTCTCGACGGTCAGCGGGATCGCCTGGCGGATGTCCTTGCCGAACCAGGGATACACCGGGCCGGTGTTGCCGCGGCCGAGCATCACGTCCGCCCGACCGTCGGAGACGTGCTGGAGCATCGCGAAGTCCTCGGCGATCTTCACCGGGTCGCTCGTCGTGATCAGGGTCGTCGAGGTGGACAGGATGATCTTGGACGTCTGCGCGGCGATGTAACCGAGCATCGTGGTCGGCGAGGAGGGGATGAACGGCGGGTTGTGGTGCTCCCCCGTCGCGAACACGTCCAGACCGACGTCCTCGGCGTGCTTGGCGATCGTCAGGATCGCCTTGATCCGCTCACCCTCGGTGGGCGTCTTGCCGGTGGTCGGATCCGTGGTGACGTCCCCGACGGTGAAGATCCCGAACTGCATCTGAACTCCTCCTCGATCTTCATGCGTTTGCATGATTCTACGGGTGTCAACGCACGACGGCGTCAGGTATTCCCGGCGGGTCGCTCGCCTTGGTCGTGGCGTGCGCCACAACGTCCCGCCGACGGCGGAGGGTCGGCTCGGCCTGTCGGCTCGCCGCTCGAACGCGAGGCTGTTGGCTCCGATCCGACGAGACGGGGCAACAATCTCGCGTTCAAGCGCGACCCCGGTCGGTCGGCCGGTCGGTCAGGGGCGGGCGGCCTCGAGGACGTCGGCCACCTCGGCGAGGGAGCGGATCAGCGCCGGCAGGCGCTTGCGGCGCGCGTCGTAACCCGCGACCACGTCGGCGGGCACCGGGACGTCAGTGCCGCCGTCGACCCCGCCGTCGACGCCGGGACCACCGACCGCCCGCAGCGCCGTGGCCAGGTCGGCGGCGCCGTCGAGGGCGTACCAGCCCAGCGCCGCGGCACCGAGCGCGGTGCCACCGGCGTCCGAGGCGATCGCGAACGGCCGGCCGATCGTGGCGGCCATGACCTCGCGCCACAACTCAGCCCGGAACGGGCCCCCGGTGGCGCGCACGGCCCGAACGGGGGCCACCGCGTCCAACAGGTCCACGATCGTGGCGACCTGCAGGCAGACCCCCTCGACCGCCGCCCGCAGGAAGTGGGCCCGGCCGTGGTGGTGGCGCACCCCGAGGAACGCGCCGGTCAGGTCCGGGTCCCACAGCGGTGCCCGCTCCGAGAGCACGTAAGGGAGCATCACGAGTCCGTCCGCGCCCGGCGGGACCTGGGATGCGAGCGCGAGGAGCTCGGTGTCCGCGTGGCCGTGCGCGAGCAGGTCCGGGGTGAACGTCTCCCCCGCCCAGCGCAGCGTGATCCCGCCGTTGCTGACGGCGCCGCCGAGGACCCACAGGTCCTCGGTGAGGGCGTAGCAGAACAGCCGGCCGGCGTCGTCGGTCACCGGCTCGTTGACGGCCATCCGGACCGCGCCGCTGGTGCCCAGGGACAGGCCGGCGATCCCGGGCGTGATCGCGCCGGTGCCCAGGTTGCCGAGCGGGCCGTCCGCCGCGCCGACGGCCACGGGCAGCCCGGCGGTCAAGCCCGTCGCGTCCGCCACGCCGTTGGTCAGGGGCAGGGTGGCGGTGGTGGGCAGCACCTCGGGGAGCTGGTCGGCGCTGACGCCGGCCAGGTCGAGGGCCAGCGGGGACCAGGCCCGGGTGTGCACGTCGAGCAGCCCGGTGGCGGAGGCGCTGGAGAGCTCGGTGACCAGGCGTCCGGTCAGGTGGGCGAGGACCAGGTCCTTCAGGCCGACCCAGCGACGCACCCGCGCGGCCAGCTCCGGCTCGTGCCGGGCGAACCAGATGAGCTTGACCAGCGGGCTCATCGGGTGGACCGGCGTGCCGGTCAGCCGGAGCAGTTCCGCGCCGCGGCCGGCCGCACGCAGTTCGCGTGCCTGGGCTGCCGAACGCGCGTCGGCCCACGTGATCAGCGGGGTGAGCGGCCCCCCGTCGGCGTCGAGCCCGATGAGCCCGTGCATCGCGGCGGACACCGACAGGCCGAGGACCCGGCGCTCGCCCAGCTGGGCGACGACATCGGCGAGCGCCGCGTCGACCCCGGTGAGGATCGCGGCGGGGTCCTGCACCTGCCAGCCCGGGCGGGGCTGCTCGAGCGGGTATTCGCGCTGTGCCGCCGCGACCGAGGCCCCGACGGCGGTGGTGGAGCGGCCCTCCCCGGCGGCGTCGGCCACCTCGAAGGCGGCCACCTTCGCGGCCGTGGTGCCGACGTCGAGGCCGATCAGCACCGGGAGAGCACCAACCACCGGGGCTACTCCTGGATCGCCGCAGCCTGGGCGACGACGGCCGCGACCAGGTCCGCGTCCGCGCCCAGGTCCGCCTGGAGCGTGTTCAGGACCGCGGGCACGACGTCGTCAAGCTCGCCCGCGTTCGCGGCGTCCTGCGCCGGGCCGGCGCCGGGGTCCTTGACCGGGGCACCGACGCCACGCAGGTGCAGCACCCACCCGGCGAGGGTGGTGGCCGCACCCACCGGGACCCGCCCGGCGGCCCGCTCGGCGTTCAGGGTGGGCAGCGTGCGCACGGGAAGCTTCTGCGAGCCGTCGCTGGCGATCTGGGCGAGCAGGTGCCGAACCCGCTCGTTGCGGTAACGGTCCAGGAGTGCGGCGCGGTAGGCGCTCACGTCCCCGACCGGCAGGCCGAGGTTGGCCTGCGCCTCGTCCCAGAACTGCTCGACCCAGGCCAGGCAGCTGGGGTCCGCGATGGCCTGGTCGATCGTGGTGTGTCCGCGCACGCTGCCCACATAGGCCAGCTGGGAGTGCGAGCCGTTGAGCAGCCAGAGCTTGCGCCGCTCGTGCGGGGCGACGTCGTCGACGACCTTCGCGCCGGCGTCCTCCCAGCGGGGCCGGCCGGCCGGGAACGCGCCCGAGATGACCCATTCGCTGAAGGGCTCGGTCGGAACCGGGGACGCGTCGTCATAGCCACGCTCGGCGGCCACGTGCGCGCGGTCGTCGGTGGTCGTGGCCGGGGTGATCCGGTCCACCATGGACGTCGCGAAGTCGACGTTCGCGTCGGTCCAGTCCACGAGGGACTCGTCGACGAGCGCCGCGAGCTCGGTGACAAGGGTGCGGGTGACCGAACCGTTCTCGGGCAGGTTGTCGCAGGACAGGATCGTCAGCGGACCGGCCCCGGCGGCCCGGCGGGCGAGCAGCCCGGCGACGAGCTTGGCCGGCATCGTGGTCACGGGCGAGCGTGGGTCCTCGCGCAGCGCCGAGACGTCGGCGAGCACCTCGGGGCGCCGGGCGTCGAGGTGGTCGCGCTCGCCGCGCACGTAGCCGTGCTCGGTGACAGTCATCGTGACGATGGCCAGCTCCGGGTCGGCCAGGTAGCCGAGGTAGGCGTCCTGCTCGGACGCGGCGTGCACGGCGGACAGCGAGCCGACCAGTTCGTAGGAGTCGCCCTCGCGGCCACGCACGACGAGCGTGTACAGGCCGTCCTGTGGGCTGAGCGCCTCCGCCTGATCGGGACGGCGACCGGTGAAGGCCGCGATCCCCCACTCGGCGGCGTCCGGCGCGTGGTGGGTGTACCAGGCCTGGTGCGCGCGGTGGAAGTTGCCCACCCCCAGGTGCACGATGCGCACCGGCGCGGCGGCCGGCGTATCGGGCAGGGATCGGGACAGCCGAGGGGTCGCAGTCACAGCTTGAACACCTTTCGCGGGTTGTTCGCCACCAGGTCGGTGATGGCCTCGAACGCCTCATCCTCGGGCAGCCGGTGCTCGACGACCAACTTCGCGATGTATCCGGCGTCCAGGCGGCGGCTCATGTCGTGGCGGGCCGGGATGGAGCAGAACGCGCGGGTGTCGTCGATGAAGCCGGACGTGCGAGCGAACCCGGCGGTCTCGGTCACGGCGGCGCGGAACCGCTGGATCGCCTCCGGTGCGTCGATGAACCACCACGGCACGCCCACGTACACGGACGGGTAGAACCCGGCCAGCGGCGCGATCTCGCGCGAGTAGACGGTCTCGTCGATGGTGAACAACACCAGGTGCAGGTTCGGGTGGGTCCCGTAGGCGTTCAACAGCGGCCGCAGCGCGTCGGTGTACTCGACCGCGATCGGGATGTCGCAGCCGACGTCGGCGCCGTAGGTCTCGAACGTCGGCGTGTGGTGGTTGCGCCGCACGCCCGGGTGGATCGTCATGACCAGGCCGTCCTCGCAGGACATCCGGGCCATCTCCGAGATCATGTGCCGGCGCAGCGCCGTGGCCTCGTCGTCGGTGACCGAGCCGGAGCGAGCGGCGGCGAAGATCCGTGTCGCCTCCTCGGTGCTGAGGATGTCGGTGCGGGCGTCGATGACGCCGTGGTCGGCCGAGACCGCACCGTGGGCGACGAAGTACCGACGGCGGTCCTCGAGTGCGGCGATGTAGCCGGCGTAGTCGCCGGTGTCGATCCCGGAGACCTCCCCGAGTCGGTCGACGTCGGCGTTCCAGGTGGCCAGCGAGGCGTCCAGGTACTTGTCCGGGCGGAACGTCGGGACCACTCGGCGCGTGAACGAGGCATCCTCGGCGAGCTGGGTGTGGGCGGACAGGTCGTCGCACGGGTCGTCCGTGGTGGCCATGACCGCGATGTCGAAGGCGTCCATCAATGCCCGCGGGCGGAACTCGGGGGTCGCGATCTTCGCGGCGATCTGGTCGTAGATCGCGTCGGCGTTCGCCTCGCTCGGACGCTCGGTGATGCCGAAGATCGGACCGAGCTCATCCTCGAACCAGTACCGCACCGGGGTGCCTCGGAAGGCGGACCAGTTCGTGCAGAGGATCCGGAACGCGGCGCGGGCGTCCTCGTCCGAGAGCGGCCCACGGCCGACCCCGAGGTCGGCCAGCGACGCCCCGTTCGCGTGCAGCATCCGGTTCACGTAGTGGTCCGGTGTGATCAGCAGCGAGGTCGGGTCCCGGAACGGGACGTCCTGCGCGATCCACTGCGGCGGCACGTGACCGTGCGGGGAGATGATCGACAGGTCCTTGACCGAGTCGTAGAGCCGGCGTGCGACGGACCGCAGCGAGGGGTCCGCGGGCAGCAGTCGATCGGGGTGGACGTCAAGGGCGGCGGTGGCTGACATGGGCCCCATCCTCGCGGACCGACCGCCCGCGCTGGCAACCCGTTGCCACGTGTTGCCGCAGGGCGTCACTCGGGAGCGATCGTGGACTCCCGCACGACGAGCTTGGTGGGCAGCACCACGGCCTCGGTTGCCCGGGCCTGGGCCCCGCGCGAGATCGCCAGCACGTTGCGGGCCGCGGTCACGCCGAGCGAGTGCAGCGGCGCGGCGACCGTGGTCAGCGCGGGGGTGACGAGCTCGGCCATGTTGGAGTTGTCGAAGCCGATCACACTCACGTCCCGCGGCACCTGCCCGCCCATGGCCCGCACCCCGCGCATGAAGCCGATGGCCATCTGGTCGTTGTAGGCGACGACCGCGGTGGTGCGCTGGCGGCCCCACTCGGCCGCAGCCGCCACGCCGCCGTTGACGGTCGGCGCGAACGGCCCGACCCGCCGGACCCGCAGCTCGAGCTCCATCGCGGCCTCGCGCAGGCTGCGCCACCGCATCCCGTCGGCCCAGGACGCCTCCGGGCCGGCGAGGTAGCAGATCTGTTCGTGGCCGAGCTCGCCGAGGTGCTCGGCCGCGCGGCGCATCCCGCGCAGGTTGTCGGTGACCACGCTGGGCACCCCGGTGACCACCCGGTTCAGGACGATCACCGGCTTGACCTTCGCGATCTGGCGGATCGCCGAGTCCGACATCCGTGAGCTCGTCAGCACGATCCCGTCCACCGTGGACAGGGCCCGCTCCAGCACGGCCCGTTCCCGCTCCGCGGACTCCTGCGTCTCGGCGAGCAGCATCGTGTAGCCGGCCTCATAGGCGGCGAGCTCGGCGCCGCGGACCACCTCGAAGAACACCGGGTTGGTCACGTCCGCGAGGATCACGGCGATCATCGACGTGCGGGTGGTGGACAGTGCGCGGGCCTGCGGGTTCGCCCGGTACCCGAGTTCGACGGCGACCGCGCGGATCCGTTCGGCCGTCTCGGCGTTGACGCGACCGGGTCGCGAGAACGCGCGTGAGACGGTGGACGGCGCCACCCCTGCGGCTTTGGCGACGTCATAGATCGTGGTGGATCTGCCTCCCGGCGGCGCTGCCACGCGGCGAGTCTAAGAGGAACTGCAACAAGTGGCAACCGCTTGCCGTCCCAGGGCCCCGCTGACTGAATTGAGCAATCGGATGCAGACGCGCCCCGACGTCGACGTCCCCCGCCCGTACCGCCACCTCGACCAGGAGCGATGACCATGTGGACCCTGTCCGGATTCTCCGATGAGATCTCACCCGACCTCGAACTGCAGGCCTCGACTGCGACCGGCCTCGGACTGACGCACATCGAGTTCCGCAGCGCGTGGAACACGAACGTGCTCGATCTGGACGCCGATCAGCTCGCCGAGGCGAAGCGGATCCTGGACGCACACGGCCTCAAGGTCTCCAGCATCGGCTCCCCGATCGGGAAGATCTTCATCGACGAGGACTTCGCGCCACACCTGGACCGGATGCGCCACGCGGCGGACGTCGCCAAGCACTTCGGCGCGCCGTACATCCGGATCTTCTCGTTCTTCCTGCGCCCGGACACCGACCCCGCGGCAGTGCGTGAGGAGGTCATCAACCGGATGCGCGCCCTGGCCGAGGTGGCCGCCGAGGCCGACGTGGTGCTGCTGCACGAGAACGAGAAGGAGATCTACGGGGACATCCCCGAGCGCTGCCTCGACATCGTGGAGACCGTGGACTCGCCGAACCTCCGCCTGGCCTGGGACTCGGCGAACTTCGTGCAGGTGGGGGTGCGCCCGTTCAGCGAGGGCTACGCGATGCTGCGCCCGCACCTGGCCTACATCCAGATCAAGGACGCCCACCTCGCCGACGGGCAGGTGGTGCCGGCCGGCCGCGGCGACGGTGAGCTCCTCGACACCGTCCGCGCGCTGCGGGGGGACGGCTTCGACGGGTTCTTCTCCCTCGAGCCGCACCTGAGCGTGACGCACAGCCTCGGCGGCTTCTCGGGTCCCGAACTCTTCACCGAGGCATGGCAGGCTTTCACGGACATGCTCAAGGCCGAAGAGATCCCCTTCGCCTGAGCCCGCGTACCACCTACTCTCGTCAGGAGAACCCCTGTGCCAACGGCGGCAGTCATCGGCTGTGGTGACATCTCGATCGTCCATCTCGAAGCCATCTCCTCCCTCGGTGCCGACCTCGTCGCCGTCGCGGACACCGATCCCGAGCTGGCCCGGGCCACCGGCGCCCGCCTCGGCGTGCCGGCGTTCACCGACCACCGCCAGCTGCTGGCCGAGGTCCGCCCGGACGTCGTGCACGTGTGCACGCCGCACGATCAGCACGTGAGCGTCGCCCTCGACGCGATCGAGGCTGGCGTGCACGTGATCACCGAGAAGCCGCTGGCGCACACGATCGCCGAGGGCGAGCGGCTCGTCGCCGCCGCCGAGGGCGCACCGGTCAAGGTGGCCGTCTGCCTGCAGAACCGGTACAACGCCCCGAACGCCCGCATGAAGGAACTGCTCGACTCCGGTGAGCTCGGCGCCGTGCAGGGTGCCTCCGCGGGTGTCTACTGGCACCGCAATGCCGCCTACTACGAGGCCAAGCCGTGGCGGGCCACCTGGGCGCGCAGCGGCGGCGGCCTGCTGATCAACCAGGCCATCCACACCGTGGACCTGCTCCAGTGGCTGCTCGGCGACGTCGAGCAGGTACGCGGCCACGCCGCCACCCACGTGCTCGGTGACTCGATCGAGGTCGAGGACACCGCCGAGTTGATCCTGGACCACTCCGGCGGCGCCCGGTCCGTCATGTTCGCCACGAACGCGCACTCGGTGAACGCCCCGGTGTTCGTCGAGGTGCTCACCGAGCGCGCGACCCTGACGATGCGTGGCGACCTGCGGGTGCAGTACACCGACGGCCGCACCGAGCATGTCGCCGAGCGCATCGCCACCTCGAGCGGTCGCGCCTACTGGGGCATCTCCCACGAACTGCTCATCGGCGACTTCTACGACACGCTCGACGACCCGGAGCCGTTCTGGATCTCGCCGGCCGAGGCCGCGAAGTCCCTGGCGATCCTGAAGAGCATCTACGCGCAGTCCCCTGACCTCGGCGCGCCGGCCGAGTCCGTCGCGCTCCCCGTGGGCGCGCGCTGACGCCGACCGCCACTCCACGCCGGACCTGACGCCGACCGCCCAGCCGCCGGCCCCGCCGTCGGCCCGTCCGGCGGAGCGCAGCCGTGCGGAACCTGAGACAGCCGCGCCCCGGCACCGGCGTCGTGGCACGATCTAGACCATCCGCCGAGCCCGCCGCGCCGGGCCGGCCCGAACCTCAACCACATCCATCCGGAAGGACACCAAGATGAGCTCGTCCCCCACCGCCACCGCACAGGTCGGCGTCGTCGGACTGGCGGTCATGGGCCGCAACCTGGCGCGCAACTTCGCCAACCACGGGCACACCGTGGCCCTGTACAACCGAACCCAGGCGCGCACCGACGACCTGATCGCGGCCCACGGCAGCGACGGCAACTTCGTCCCCGCCACCTCCGTCGAGGAGTTCGTGGCCAGCCTCGAGCGCCCGCGCCGGATCATCCTGATGGTCCAGGCCGGCGCCGGCACCGACGCCTCCATCGACTCGCTGCTGCCCCACCTCGAGGAGGGCGACATCGTCGTCGACGGCGGCAACGCCAACTACGAGGACACCCGGGTCCGCGAGGAGAAGCTGCGTGCGCGCGGGCTGCACTTCTTCGGAGTCGGCATCTCCGGCGGTGAGGAGGGCGCGCTGAACGGCCCCTCGATCATGCCGGGTGGCTCCAAGGAGGGCTACGCCCAGATCGGGCCGCTCCTGGAGGACATCTCCGCCAAGTACGACGGCGAGCCCTGCTGCGCCTACATCGGCCCGGACGGCGCCGGTCACTTCGTCAAGATGGTGCACAACGGCATCGAGTACGCCGACATGCAGTTCATCGCCGAGGCCTACGACGTGCTCAAGGCCGCGGGCCTGGACACGAAGGCGATCTCGGACGCGTTCCGCGAGTGGAACACCGGTGACCTCGATTCGTTCCTGATCGAGATCACCTCCGAGGTGCTCGACCAGGTGGACGCCAAGACCGGCAAGGCACTCGTCGACGTCATCAAGGACGCCGCCGGGCAGAAGGGCACCGGCCGCTGGACCGTGCAGAACGCCCTCGAGCTCGGGGTGCCGGTGAACACGATCGCCGAGTCCGTGTTCGCCCGGTCCGTCTCCGGGCACACGGACCTGCGCGCCGCTGCCCAGGCCAACCTGTCCGGTCCGGACCAGACGTTCACGCCCGACGACGTCGCCACCCTGATCGAGGACGTGCGCCAGGCGCTGTGGGCGTCCAAGGTGATCGCGTACGCGCAGGGCCTTGACCTCATCCGCACCGGCAGCCTGCAGTACGGCTGGGACATCGACGTGGCCGAGGTCGCCAAGATCTGGCGCGCCGGCTGTATCATCCGGGCCCGCCTGCTCGAGCGCATCCGCTCCGAGTACGCCGCCGGGAACCTGCCGACGCTGCTCGCCGCGCCGAGCATCAGCGAGGGCCTGGCGAACGCCCAGAAGGGCTGGCGCCGGGTGGTCGCCGACGCGACGCTGGCCGGGGTGCCGGTGCCGGGCTTCGCGAGCGCCGTGTCCTACTACGACTCGGTCCGGGCGGAGCGACTGCCCGCCTCCCTGATCCAGGGGCTGCGGGACTTCTTCGGTGCGCACACCTACCAGCGCGTCGACGTCGAGGGCACGTTCCACACCGAGTGGTCCGCGGACCGCTCGGAGACCAAGGAAGCCTGACCGATGGGGCACGGGCCCACGCTGAGCATCCTCACACCGGGCCAGATCGTGGCCGGCGCACAGCGGGTCCGTGCCCTGATGGAAGGCACCGGACCGCTCGGGGTCGCCTACTCCGGCGGCGTGGACTCCACGGTGCTGCTCGCCCTGGCGGTGCAGGCCCTCGGCGCCGACGACGTGGTCGCGATCCTCGGCATCTCGCCGAGCCTCGCGGCCGACGAGCGGACAGCGGCCCACGAGGTGGCGGACGTCATCGGTGCGCGGGTGGTCGAGGTGCACACGCACGAGGGTGAGAACCCCGACTACCAGCGCAACGACGTCGACCGTTGCTTCTTCTGCAAGGACGAGCTGTTCAACCGGATCTCGGACGAGGTGGTGGCCGAGCACGGCCTGGTGAGCGTCGCGTACGGCGAGAACGCCGACGACGCGAAGCGGCCGGACCGGCCCGGCGCCAAGGCCGCGACGAACCACCGGGTGCTGCGCCCCCTCGCCGAGGCGGGCGTCGACAAGGCGATGGTGCGGGCGATCGCCCGGTCCCTCGGCCTGCCGAACGCGGACAAGCCCGCGGCCCCGTGCCTGGCCTCGCGGATCCCACACCACCAGGAGGTCACCCCGGCCAAGCTGGGGCAGATCGAGACCGTCGAGGCCGGCCTGCGCCGGCTCGGGTTCGCCGACTCCCGGGTGCGCCATCACGGCGAGATCGCCCGGATCGAGCTGCTCACCGAGGACATTCCACGAGCGGCCGAGCCCGGGCTGCGCGAGCAGATCCAGACCCTCGTCACCGGCGCCGGGTTCGCCTTCGCCGCCGTGGACCTCAAGGGGATCCAGTCCGGCGCGTTCACGATGGCACTGGTCGAGGGCCGCGGTGTCTGACGGCTGGACTCCCCCGCCCGAGCTGAGCCGGCTCGTCGACCTCGATCACGACCGGGGCGCCCGCCGCGGCTACCCCGAGGCGGTCTACTGCGAGGGCAAGAGCACCGCGCAGGTCGCGCTGATCGCGGCCGCGTACGCGGCCCGGCACCGGTCGGCGACGGCGTCGCTCGCCGCGGGCGGTGACGGCGGGCCGGTCTCCGCCCACCCGGGCGAGCAGACGTCCTCGGGCGAGGCTCCCAGCGACGAACCGCAGGCCGCCCGCGCCGCCGAGCAGACGCCGTCGGCCGTGCTGTTCACCCGGGCGAGCGCCGAGCACGCCGCAGCGATCCTCGCCGAGCTGCCGGACGCCGTCGACGACCGCGAAGCGCGGCTGGTCGCGTGGCCGCCGACGCCGCCCGAGCCCACCGGCGGCCTGGTCGTCGTGGCCGCGGCCGGCACCTCCGACCTGCCCGTGGCGCGTGAGGCCGAGCTCACGGCGCGCTACCTTGGCCGGCGCACCGAACTGGTGATGGACGTCGGCGTGGCCGGGCTGCACCGCGTCCTGGCCCGGCTCGACCTGCTCCGCTCCGCCGCGGCGATCGTGGTGGTGGCCGGCATGGACGGCGCGCTGCCGGCCGTCGTCGCGGGCCTGGTGAGCGCCCCGGTGGTGGCCGTGCCCACGTCCGTCGGCTACGGCGCGGCGTTCTCGGGCCTGGCCCCGCTGCTGTCGATGCTGAACGCGTGCGCCCCGGGCGTGGGCGTCGTGAACATCGACAACGGGTACGGCGGTGGTCACCTGGCCGCCCAGATCGCGGCCACTGCGACCCCGGACGTGAGTTCCGGCCCGAACGATCGGTAACATGATCCGCAGCCCTCGCGATCCGCGGGGGCTGACGCACACCCAGGATGGAGAACATGGGCGCCACCGGCGACTATGACAGTACCGACGACACAGGGTCCGGCGCCGAGACGCCAGCCTCCGATACGGAGAGTCACAGACCCTGGCCCCAACCGGACGATGACGATCCGGAGGGCCATCAACCCGGGCCCCGCGGCCCGCACAACCGCGAGGCGGCCATCCGATGACGGAGGTCGCACTGCTCCTGCTCGCCATGGTGCTGGTGGCGGCCTGCGGCGCGTTCGTCGCCGCGGAGTTCGCCCTCGTCACCGTGCCCCGGTCCACCGTCGAGCGCGAGGCCGCTGCCGGTGACCGCAAGTCCCAGGGGGTCCTGACCTCCCTGCGGACCCTGTCCACCCAACTGTCCGGCGCCCAGCTCGGGATCACCGTCACGAACCTGGGCATCGGCTTCCTTGCCGAGCCCGCCATCGCCCGCCTGGTCGGCCCCGGGCTCGAGAACGCCGGGCTGAGCGCGTCTGCGGCCTCGTCCGTGGCGCTCACGATCGCGCTCGTGCTGGCCACCGCGATCACGATGATCTTCGGGGAGCTCGTGCCGAAGAACCTTGCGATCGCGGCCCCGCTGGCCACCGCCCGCGCGGTCGCCGGGTTCCAGCGCGGCTTCACGAAGGCGACCGCCTGGCCGATCCGGTTCTTCAACGGCACCGCGAACGCGATCCTGCGCCGCCTCGGCATCGAGCCACAGGAGGAACTGGCCTCGGCCCGGTCCGCCGAGGAGCTCTCCGCGCTGGTGCGCCACTCCGCGAACTCCGGCACCCTCGCCGAGGACACCGCCGAGCTCGTCGAGCGATCCCTCGCCTTCGGCGACCGGCGGGCCCGGGATGCGATGACCCCCCGCTCCCAGATGGTCAGCCTGCGCCCGCAGGACACCCTCGACGACCTCATCACCACCGCGAAGGAGTCCGGGCACTCCCGGTTCCCCGTGATCGAGGTGGTCCAGGAGAACGGGCACACCGAGATCGACGTGCTCGGCCTCGCGCATGTGCGCGGCGCCCTGGCGGTGCCGTTCGAGCAGCGCGCACAGACCGCGGTCGCCACCGTGGTCACCGATGCGACGCTGGTGCCGGACTCCCTGGAGCTGGACGAGCTGCTCGACGACCTGCGCGCCGGCGGCCTGCAGATGGCGCTGCTCATCGACGAGTTCGGCTCCCTGGCCGGGCTGGTCACCCTCGAGGACCTGGTCGAGGAGATCGTCGGCGAGGTCCGCGACGAGCACGACACGGACGAGTTCGTCCCTGCCGCGGGTGCGGACGGGAGCTGGCACCTGCCGGGCCTGATGCGGGTCGACGAGGCGAGCGAACTGCTCGGCGTGGAACTGCCCGAGGATGAGGCCTACGACACCCTCGGTGGGCTCGTCGCCGACGAGCTCGGCCGACTGGCCGTCGTCGGCGACAGCATCGAGCTGATCAGCGCGCAGGTACCCGGTGAGGATCGGCAACGGCTCCGGCTGGACGTGCTCGACCTCGACGGGCACCGCGTGGAGTCCGTGCGGATCGCCGTGCTCGGGCCGGTCGAGCCCGAGGACGGCGAGCACGCGCCGCCCACCCACCGGAGCGACCATGCGAGCGAGCGGGAGGACCACCGGTGAGCGCCGCCGTCGGGATTCCGCTGACCCTCGCCCTGCTGGCCCTGAACGCGTTCTTCGTCGGCGCCGAGTTCGCGCTCATCTCGGCTCGGCGTACCAAGATCGAACCGCTCGCCCTCGAGGGTTCCCGTCGCGCCCGGATCACCCTGGGAGCGATGGAGCGGGTGTCCATGATGATGGCCGGCGCGCAGCTGGGCATCACCATCGCCTCGCTCGCGCTCGGGTCGATCAGCGAGCCGGTCATCGCGCACCTGCTCGAGGTGCCGTTCGAAGCGATCGGGGTTCCGGACGCGCTGGTGCACCCGATCTCGTTCGTGATCGCGCTCTCGCTCGTCACCTACCTGCACGTGGTGCTCGGAGAGATGGTGCCCAAGAACATCGCCCTGGCCGGCCCGGAGCGGATGGCGATGGCGCTCGC
Coding sequences within:
- a CDS encoding LLM class flavin-dependent oxidoreductase, translating into MQFGIFTVGDVTTDPTTGKTPTEGERIKAILTIAKHAEDVGLDVFATGEHHNPPFIPSSPTTMLGYIAAQTSKIILSTSTTLITTSDPVKIAEDFAMLQHVSDGRADVMLGRGNTGPVYPWFGKDIRQAIPLTVENYQLLRQLWDEEVVDWEGRFRTPLQGFTSTPRPLDGVAPFVWHGSIRSPQVAELAAFYGDGFFANNIFWPKEHFKQLIGLYRQRFEHYGHGTADQAIVGLGGQVFMRKNSQDAVREFRPYFDNAPVYGGGPSLEEFTDATPLTVGSPQEVIDSTLAFRDTFGDYQRQLFLMDHAGLPLKTVLEQLDLLGGEVVPVLRAEFAKNRPAHVPDGPTHAALVAAKGAEVDLTPREVVKDTVTGRTAS
- a CDS encoding gluconokinase, yielding MVGALPVLIGLDVGTTAAKVAAFEVADAAGEGRSTTAVGASVAAAQREYPLEQPRPGWQVQDPAAILTGVDAALADVVAQLGERRVLGLSVSAAMHGLIGLDADGGPLTPLITWADARSAAQARELRAAGRGAELLRLTGTPVHPMSPLVKLIWFARHEPELAARVRRWVGLKDLVLAHLTGRLVTELSSASATGLLDVHTRAWSPLALDLAGVSADQLPEVLPTTATLPLTNGVADATGLTAGLPVAVGAADGPLGNLGTGAITPGIAGLSLGTSGAVRMAVNEPVTDDAGRLFCYALTEDLWVLGGAVSNGGITLRWAGETFTPDLLAHGHADTELLALASQVPPGADGLVMLPYVLSERAPLWDPDLTGAFLGVRHHHGRAHFLRAAVEGVCLQVATIVDLLDAVAPVRAVRATGGPFRAELWREVMAATIGRPFAIASDAGGTALGAAALGWYALDGAADLATALRAVGGPGVDGGVDGGTDVPVPADVVAGYDARRKRLPALIRSLAEVADVLEAARP
- a CDS encoding mannitol dehydrogenase family protein, which translates into the protein MTATPRLSRSLPDTPAAAPVRIVHLGVGNFHRAHQAWYTHHAPDAAEWGIAAFTGRRPDQAEALSPQDGLYTLVVRGREGDSYELVGSLSAVHAASEQDAYLGYLADPELAIVTMTVTEHGYVRGERDHLDARRPEVLADVSALREDPRSPVTTMPAKLVAGLLARRAAGAGPLTILSCDNLPENGSVTRTLVTELAALVDESLVDWTDANVDFATSMVDRITPATTTDDRAHVAAERGYDDASPVPTEPFSEWVISGAFPAGRPRWEDAGAKVVDDVAPHERRKLWLLNGSHSQLAYVGSVRGHTTIDQAIADPSCLAWVEQFWDEAQANLGLPVGDVSAYRAALLDRYRNERVRHLLAQIASDGSQKLPVRTLPTLNAERAAGRVPVGAATTLAGWVLHLRGVGAPVKDPGAGPAQDAANAGELDDVVPAVLNTLQADLGADADLVAAVVAQAAAIQE
- the uxaC gene encoding glucuronate isomerase, with protein sequence MSATAALDVHPDRLLPADPSLRSVARRLYDSVKDLSIISPHGHVPPQWIAQDVPFRDPTSLLITPDHYVNRMLHANGASLADLGVGRGPLSDEDARAAFRILCTNWSAFRGTPVRYWFEDELGPIFGITERPSEANADAIYDQIAAKIATPEFRPRALMDAFDIAVMATTDDPCDDLSAHTQLAEDASFTRRVVPTFRPDKYLDASLATWNADVDRLGEVSGIDTGDYAGYIAALEDRRRYFVAHGAVSADHGVIDARTDILSTEEATRIFAAARSGSVTDDEATALRRHMISEMARMSCEDGLVMTIHPGVRRNHHTPTFETYGADVGCDIPIAVEYTDALRPLLNAYGTHPNLHLVLFTIDETVYSREIAPLAGFYPSVYVGVPWWFIDAPEAIQRFRAAVTETAGFARTSGFIDDTRAFCSIPARHDMSRRLDAGYIAKLVVEHRLPEDEAFEAITDLVANNPRKVFKL